The segment GCTCTATACGGGTGATATAGGAAGAATAGATAGCCATGGTTTTCTCTATATTCTGGGAAGAGAAAAAAATGTAATTGTTTTGGAATCGGGGTTAAAAGTTTATCCTGAAGAATTAGAAGAAGAATTACTCAAGAAACCCGCGATTCGTGAAGTATGCGTCATTGGTAAGAGAGAGTTTGGTTATCCCGAGGAGAAGGTATATGCCTTAATTGTTCCTCATGAAGAATACCTGGGTTTGACGTTAGATAAAGATTTAGATAAAATAAGGGAGTTTTTGGAGAAAGAGGTAAAGGCTTTAAACGAACGTTTGGCTGCCTATAAGCACATCCGTGGATTTGAGATACGCAAGGACCTTCCCAAAACTGCCACCCGAAAAATAAAGAAAGAACTAGTTAAAAATACGCTTTAAGATTTATATGCTGGAGGTGGGAGTTGAACCCACACGGGTGTAACCCCACCGGTTTTTGAGACCGGCGTGTATGCCATTCCACCACTCCAGCATTAATTCTTATACCCATAAACTCTACTACCACTTTTTACTAGTGAAGCACCTGTCTATTTTTTGCTCCTTGACGTAATTGCAAGGCTCGAGGAGGTCCGATAATCGCAGAGTAAATTATGGCAGTTTCTAATTCATGGGGAGAGATTGTTTCTCCCTTTTCTGTTTTAGATAGTTTTATTTCTTCAACCTTTTCTTTTTTTTCTAAGTTTATCTCTTGAATTTTTTCAACTTCTAATTCTTGCGCTTTTTCTTTTTCTTCAAACACTACCTCTGCAGGAAGATTTTCTTCCCCGTAGGGTATTTCCAGAGTTTCCAAAAGGTCTTCTAAGGGGTTTTTGGGGGAAGTTTTTTCTTCAACAGGTGTATGTCTTTTCTTGCGTTCTAAAATTTGTCCCACCGATTGTAAGACAAAGAGGATAACGATAAAAAATAGAAAAAATAAATTCTCCATTACCTAAATTACCTCTTTACAAACGGATTGTTATAGATAAATTTATATTTAATCTTTTTCTTTCTTTTTCTCCTCAGTCGGTTTACCAATTCGCTCCCGCATCTCCGTATCTGCTTGGATGTTTCGTAGCGAATAATAATCCATTACTCCCAGTTTTCCCTCTTTAAAGGCATAAGCAATTGCTTTAGGAATTTCTGCCTCTGCTTCTACCACCTTTGCTCGCATCTCTTGGACGCGTGCTTTCATTTCCTGCTCTTGGGCTACGGCAAGAGCCCTTCTTGTCTCCGCTTTTGCCTGGGCAACTTTTAAATCTGCTTCTGCCTGGTCTGCCTGAAGCTGAGCGCCGATATTTTTCCCTACATCAACATCCGCAATATCAATGGAAAGAATCTCAAAAGCAGTGCCCGAATCCAACCCTTTTGCCAAAACAGTTTTAGAAATTAAATCAGGGTTCTCTAAAACATTTTTATAACTCTCGGCAGAACCGATGGTAGTAACAATTCCTTCCCCAACACGGGCGATAATCGTTTCCTCAGTTGCTCCTCCTACCAGCCGTTCGATATTGGCACGCACCGTTACGCGTGCTTTTGCCTTTAATTCTATGCCATCTTTGGCGACTGCTGCCAGAACTCCTTCTTTAGGGGCATCAATTACTTTGGGATTTACTGAAGTTTTCACTGCATCCAAAACATCCCGTCCCGCAAGGTCGATAGCACAGGCCCGTTCAAATTTTAAGTCGAGATTTGCTTTATCTGCAGAGATTAATGCTTTAACGACACGAATTACGTCTCCGCCTGCAAGATAATGCGCTTCTAATCCATCCAATTTTATAGAAAGCCCAGCTTTATGGAGCATAATTAGACCGGGAACAATAATCCGCGGGTCAACATTGCGTAGGCGCATGCCGATTAGACTGAAGATAGAAATTCTTACTCCTGCGGCAATAGCCGCAATCCAGAGTCGCACGGGAATGAAATAGCCAAAGAGAAAAAGCGTTGCTACAATAACTATAGCGATGACAAATACAGGCATTTTGCACCTCCATTCTTGGTTAAATGTTAACTGGTTTTAACTAAATTTGTTTGACGATGACACGATTGCCTTCTGTTTTTA is part of the Candidatus Omnitrophota bacterium genome and harbors:
- the floA gene encoding flotillin-like protein FloA (flotillin-like protein involved in membrane lipid rafts), which gives rise to MPVFVIAIVIVATLFLFGYFIPVRLWIAAIAAGVRISIFSLIGMRLRNVDPRIIVPGLIMLHKAGLSIKLDGLEAHYLAGGDVIRVVKALISADKANLDLKFERACAIDLAGRDVLDAVKTSVNPKVIDAPKEGVLAAVAKDGIELKAKARVTVRANIERLVGGATEETIIARVGEGIVTTIGSAESYKNVLENPDLISKTVLAKGLDSGTAFEILSIDIADVDVGKNIGAQLQADQAEADLKVAQAKAETRRALAVAQEQEMKARVQEMRAKVVEAEAEIPKAIAYAFKEGKLGVMDYYSLRNIQADTEMRERIGKPTEEKKKEKD